The genomic region TCTGAGAGGAagcaattaataaataaatgattttaaaaatttgaattgagcttttaatataattttaataCCTCAGTTTTCAAAGAAAGATGAAATAACATATTTTGAACACTATGAGATTAAATATTGAGCTAGGTTTAAAGATGGACTGGATTTTAGGAAAATGGGAAGAAACTGGGAGAAAAATTAGAACTTGAATAGATCTGGCAGGCTCTATTGAGGAGCAAGTCAGCTGACCAGACGCCATAAGCAACAAGTCATGGCTCAAAGTTAATCCATAGGTCAGAGTCTATCTTGAATGGAGTATGCCGACTATATGAACACCTGAGAGGTATGTATAATTTGTCATATGCTTGCCTAACTTTTTTTATACCAATCAAGTATTAGTGACCTTAGATCTAAGTACATGAgaactctgctggatcagacagtGATCCATCCAGTCTAACATTCgatctcacacagtggctaaccagttcCTCCAGAGGGCCAACAGGACAGagtccaaggccttcccctgatgttgcctcctagcactggtattcaaaggtttatTGCCTCTGAGTGTGAAGACACCCTgactccctttagtcaccatggctagcagccattgataGATCTCTGGTCTATGGATCTGTTTAATCCCCTTTGAAAGCTGTCtatgctagtggccatcactagGTGTGTGCaacaaaaagattcaggtttcctgccaCAGAATTCCTGAAGCAGGAGAACGAGTCGGAAATAAGCGATTTCGAAAGCGGCAAGCAACTTCAGAAATCGCTTACTGACCCGTTTTGGCATGCTCTGTAAAAATTTGGAGTACACCGGAAAGCAACACTTTCcttctgcttgcaagcggcaagaaaagtgttgggTTCAACTTCCAGCcccgctgcttatttcacccgtGGGGGgtaggagagagaaaaaggaacctccttgtcccccctcccatcaggtgaagtaAGTAGCAGGGCGCTTTAAGAACCCCCGAGCCACTTGCATCAGCTGACAGGTGAGTAGGAGGCTTCCCCACCTGTCAACTGAAGCAAGAGGCATGGGGTTTGAAAGTGCCCCTTTGGAAAGGGGCGTTTTAACTTTCAATCCCCGtgctgcttgcttcagctgacaggtggggagGAAGCTGccccgcctgtcagctgaagcaagtggcaTAGGGTTTGAAAACACCCCTTTCACTTGTAACTGGCAtgaaaagggtggctttcaaacttcccgcctcACTGCTTTTGTCCACCACGGGAGGGGGTAAAAagcagcagggcaggaagtttgaaagcaagcagcacttttctggctgtttgcacatgcaaacagccagaaaagtgctgcggGCTGCACCCACTTGACCCGAAGTTTTCTGAAGTGACCcaaatcgcttcagaaagctttgattcagtatttccaaatcaggccagcaatgctgggcctgattcgggaatcctgaatctttctgaatcaggcccaattcgagTGTTTTTTCTGAATTGGAATCCTGAATTGCATGCCCCTAGCCATCActtcatcctctggcagtgaattccatattttaaaggactcattgagtaaagaagtatttgcttttgtccatcctgaatttactgcccagcaacttcattggatgccctcaagttctaatattttgggagAAGGGGAAGTTCTCTGTCTACTCTTTGTACCTCgcgcataattttaaaaatctctatcATTCATGCCACCTCTTAGTCACCTCTTTTCTGAACTGAAGAGTTccaaactcttcagcctttcctcataggaaaggtgcttaaaccccttaatcatcttgattgccttcttctgcacttttttcagttctgcaatgtcctttttgagatacagtgaccaaaactgcacacagtattccaaatgaggccacaccatagatctattatttatttattttattttatcgtatttgtattccgccctccccgcaagcaggctcagggtggataacagcattaaaaacatttaaaacattccatataaaacatttaaaagcaccatacaaaaatataaaatagcaggTGCATACAGGggtattataatattggctgttttattttcaatccttttcctcataatcccccccccccccgagtttgcTTTTTCACAGCTGCAGCCTGCTGGGTTAACACTTTCATTGAGATACCCACTATGAACCCTCTCAGCATCAACACATTCAGGCCCCATTAGCCTAAACttattgggattttttgttccaatgtgcatcacctttATACTTACCTATACTGAACTTCATTTTCcccattgttgcccactcaccaaTTTGTGGAGAACCTCCTGGAACTTTTCACAGTcaaccttggttttcaccattctAAATAATTTTGTAatcggatttatttatttaatttctattctgcccatcccacaccagcaggctcagggcagattacaatcagtatagtaatttaaaatacatatagctttaaaaccaataaaaccacataaatatttaaaatatacaacAGCAGACTTGTccaaaaaccaccacccaaccatcttcaaaagtatttaacaggctgggtggtagatactTCTAGTAGGAGggaatgttttcctctagtcggccggttgggaggcccaaccagcatcaaccatacacctggtggaacacctccATCTTGCAGGTCCGGCGGAAGGTTAACAAACctggctgggccctggtctctttagacagagcgttccaccaggttggagccaggaccaaaaaggccctggatcTGGTTgacgctaggcgggcctccccagggccagggaccattaacagctgtttgtcgctggatcaaagcgtcctctggggctcatacagggagaagcagtcctgcagatacaccggtcccagtccgcatagggctttataggttaataccaaaaccttgaatctgatctggtactccaccggtaaccagtgcagcctgcgcaataccggtgttatgtgtgcattagaaggcactccagtgatgacacacgccaccgcattttggaccagttgtaaccaccggatcaagttcaagggaagcccttgTTCACTCCCAATTCCagatcatttttgaacaaattaaatagcaccagccctATTACTGATCCAACAGCTaacttccctccattgcaagaactgtcaatttattcctactctatgcttcctgtcatttaaacTAATTTTTAATCCAGAAAAGGATCTGTTCTCGTATTCCATGACTGCTAAACTTACTCAgaagtctttggtgaggtactttgtcaaaagccttttgaaagcccAACTTTATGCCTGCTGTGTCACCGTTATTTATGTGCTtgctcactttctcaaagaactccaaagttTTGTGAGGTAAGACttctctttgcagaagccatgctgattttctctcaccaggctttgttcctctatgtgccTATTAAAtctatctttgattacagtttctaccagggctttttttctgggaaaagaggtggtggaactaagtgggttgccctcggagaaaatggtctcatggctggtggccccaccccctgatctcacggagggcaatctaaactcccctctgtctggagatcaagggtggggccaccagccacgtgaccattttcaagaggttccggaactccattccaccacattccctaGGATAGacattaggctaactggcctgcactttcctggttcccctctggactactttttaaaaattggtgtaacATTTGCTAGTCTTCTGGTACaatggctgattttagtgacaagttaaAAGCATTGAGATAAGCAGTGCCAAACACAAAATTAGGATGCAGGGCTAGGATCTCTTTGGGTTAGACACCTTTGAATTCTGTTGCTAACATATACAAATACAAACACCTGAACAGGGCCTGCAAATGTGTGTGCAATTTTTATTCAAAAATAGGCACTACAGTAGCTATAGGAAGGAGAACTGGATAGGTAATACCTAGTCTGATCACCATCCTCTTAATAATATTTTATACACATTTCTTTGTTCTGTAGAGGAAGGTGAAATGAAACTGGCCTGCATTTTCCAAGATGCTGGTGACCAGGAAGGGGATTGCATCTGGTTGATGGGACTACCTATATCTAAGTCTTTTGACAGACGTCATGAAAGGGGTGGGGGTCACAGAGCTTAACAGCCAGCATTTAGACATGGGTGGTAAAGGTCAGTGAGTGGCCAATCTTCGAGTCCACCTATGGTATTTTCCTGGAACCAGCAATTCCAGAGTCAAATCAGTGATTACTGCTGTGAGACCCCATATGCGGTGAGGACCATGCAGGAAGACAGGCAGTGTGTGACTGTATTGTCCCTTGTGGCAGAAGTTTGTGTAGCCTTGGTTTTCTTCTTGCAGCAAATGGGAAATGGAGAGTGTGAAGACACTCTCAACCTGAAAATCAAATTGTGTAGATAAGTGGACTATGTAGAAGAACACATCTACAGAATAATGATTTCCTCTCACAAGTCTTAAGTTTTCTGTTAAAAGAACAGAAAATCACAATACCAACACCCTCACAGGAATACTCACAAACCTTCCAATCAGACATTTCAGTCCTAATTATAGTACAAGAGTTTGTGGCTGCTCCTGAATCATGTCTCCCCCACATCTATATGACAATGTCTAATAAAAAGAAAGTCTGATCTGATGTTATCACTTTCCTTTTACTAATACTGCCAATAGCAGTCATGGCACAACCCCCACCATATCTAGTTAGGCCCCAGTAGAGGATACCACCCTTGGGGTCTACCATATCGATGACCCTCATACAAATGCCTCAAACAGATGAAGGTACTGGAGAGTGTGCCTCTCTGACAAACACCCCCACACAGTGCAAAGCTGGAAGATTCAAAGCTGGCCTGGTTGATTGTGCATTATGTTCCTTAGGGAGTACCAGGTGTGATTAATGTCTTGGGTAAACAGTAACAGAACCTAAGAAATCAAAATCTGTAGGTAGTGTATgcattacatatatatataatttttaaaaacctcaaatCTGGCTTTTACCCCTACCAAGTCACACTTTTATCCCGTTCACAAAAGAACTCAGGGCAGCACATACAATCTGCACTTCCTCacttttatccctacaacagccctgtgaggaagggTCCAGAGAGAGTGGCTAGCCCAAAGTAATCCAATGTGCTTCATGGCTAAGTGAGGATGTGACCTTGGGGCTGTTGAatcttagtccaacattctagcAATTCTAACCATCCCATCACTTTGATTTTCACACTACCTCTCCAAAGTCAACGAGCAGCCTGACTTTCTGCCTTAATTTCTCAGCTACCTGCCCGTTTCTCCATGTAAGTATGGGAAACTGCAACTAACAGACTATGTTAGGAAAAGCACTTTAGCCTTGTTCCCATAGGAAAGGAGATCATTAACATATTGTAAATATTAAAGGATGTACAAGGAGCATCAATATTTCCTGTGAGGTTCCTCAAATTGAAGGGCAGCATTTGACTTACCTCTTGGGAGTTAGGCTTCAGGGTCAGATATTCTAGAGGACCCAGGTTGGCAACTACAGGAGCAACAGTCAGTCCTCTCTGAAAGGAAGCCAGTGTTAAAAACCAAGGAACTCAAAGTCCTTCCTTGCTTTTTCTTCAAGGAACAGCCAAAAAATTGCTAAATCCTTCTGTCaagcccctccccaaaggctTCTACCTGTTAGGCAAGCCTTATAACCCACACCACAGCTCCAGATAATCCTCTACCTCCCCCATAATCACTCTGTTCTTCGAGGATCCAAAAAAACTGCCAGCCCCTTGCAGAAACCCTTCCAAGAGTAATTCTATCCGAGAAGATACTGGGACACCAATATGGCATTACCCTGTCAGGCACAGGCTTCATGACTCCCCAGATGCAGTCCTCCCCTAGTTGCAGGTTCAGTTCTTCATGAGTTTCTCTGAGTGCTGTGGCAATAACATCCTGGTCACAGTTGTCACGCTTGCCACCTGGGAAGCTGCATGAGCAAATCAAAGTTCTTTTGAAGGGGAAAATCAGGATTAGAATGTCAAGGGACTCTTGGGGTGATTGGAACTGAAAGGCAGTGGCAGACTTGAGGAGGAAAAGTCTGCTCTAAGAAAGCAGGGGACCGTGCACTGGGACTGAGGGCTATTTATTTGCCTCTGAGAGTTAAAGAGGCCAGGAAGGAGCAAACAGAACTTCTGAACAGCATAACCAGGCAGGTTTCCAGCCTGTTTGAATGCACCAGAAACGAAGATTGGGGCTGCCCAATACCTGACATCTCCTTTGTGCATGCCAGTCATGGTGCTGGAACGCAGAGTGTACAAGATAGCTGGAACCCCATCCACAGAACACAGAGACACCAGAACTGCTGCCGACACAGGCTCTTGTCTGTAGCGGCTGGTGGATGCCTCTAGCAATCTGCGACACCGTTGCTCATTTCCCCAGGATAAGTATCTGCGTATCGGGCCCACTTTGGCAACAGGTGTAGGGAGTATACCATTGCAAAGGTGACAAAAAGCTGGAAACATAATGCCCTGTAGAGGAGCGGGGGAAAGAAAGTTGCTTTCCAGTGAAGCTGAGCCAGAGGTATGAAAGCAAGCAGCTGATCAGCATAAAGAAGCCTCAGTCAGCATCCCAGGAGTGCACATGAGCCAGAGAGCTTTAATATTTACAACCATATGGTTACTCATTATCAACTCCAACTCACCTCCTATTCCTCAGTCCAGTAATACTTTTACTGCTTGGCCATGATATACAGATGTCTGCTAGAGCACAAAGGGAAA from Eublepharis macularius isolate TG4126 chromosome 2, MPM_Emac_v1.0, whole genome shotgun sequence harbors:
- the NUDT8 gene encoding mitochondrial coenzyme A diphosphatase NUDT8, yielding MFPAFCHLCNGILPTPVAKVGPIRRYLSWGNEQRCRRLLEASTSRYRQEPVSAAVLVSLCSVDGVPAILYTLRSSTMTGMHKGDVSFPGGKRDNCDQDVIATALRETHEELNLQLGEDCIWGVMKPVPDRRGLTVAPVVANLGPLEYLTLKPNSQEVESVFTLSISHLLQEENQGYTNFCHKGQYSHTLPVFLHGPHRIWGLTAVITDLTLELLVPGKYHRWTRRLATH